A genomic window from Micromonospora ferruginea includes:
- a CDS encoding peptide MFS transporter yields MSSDAPVGARPPAGKTFFGHPRALSTLFLTEMWERFSFYGMRAILVLYLTATVADGGLGIGESTANAVYGSYNAMVYLMALPGGWVADRLIGARRSVLWGGVVIAAGHYVMAIPTGWSVFAGMTLIVLGTGLLKPNISTMVGDLYERDSPRRDAGFSIFYMGINLGAFIAPLVTGFLGEKVNWHLGFGAAAVGMTFGVLQYVAGRRNLGDAGARPADPLLGADRRRALTRAGIAVGVLLLALLVLLLAGWFTVDTVVNLLAVVTVLVTVGYFARILTDREISDTERSRMKAYVWLFVFAAAFWLIYDQAGSVLNIFAADRTDRNVAGFTFPASWLQSVNPILIIIGAPLAAWLWLRLGHRVSTPTKFAVGLVLNGLSFVLMAAAARAAVGGDLVSPWWLVAVYAIQVAGELSLSPVGLSATTKLAPVKYASQMLGLWFLATAVGDAIGGQVARLAESWSQSTYFLTFGLASVVLGLAAVMFTRQIRGLMAGIH; encoded by the coding sequence ATGAGCAGTGACGCGCCGGTCGGGGCCCGACCGCCCGCCGGGAAGACGTTCTTCGGCCACCCGCGGGCGCTGTCGACCCTGTTCCTCACCGAGATGTGGGAGCGGTTCAGCTTCTACGGCATGCGGGCCATCCTGGTGCTGTACCTGACCGCCACGGTCGCCGACGGCGGCCTGGGCATCGGCGAGTCCACCGCCAACGCCGTCTACGGCAGTTACAACGCCATGGTCTACCTGATGGCGCTGCCCGGCGGGTGGGTCGCCGACCGGCTGATCGGGGCGCGGCGCAGCGTGCTGTGGGGCGGCGTGGTGATCGCCGCCGGGCACTACGTGATGGCGATCCCCACCGGGTGGAGCGTGTTCGCCGGTATGACGCTGATCGTGCTCGGCACCGGCCTGCTCAAACCCAACATCTCCACCATGGTCGGTGACCTGTACGAGCGTGACTCGCCGCGCCGCGACGCCGGGTTCTCCATCTTCTACATGGGCATCAACCTGGGCGCGTTCATCGCCCCGCTGGTCACCGGCTTCCTCGGTGAGAAGGTCAACTGGCATCTGGGGTTCGGGGCGGCCGCGGTCGGCATGACCTTCGGCGTGCTGCAGTACGTCGCGGGCCGGCGCAACCTCGGCGACGCCGGCGCCCGCCCCGCCGACCCGCTGCTCGGCGCCGACCGGCGTCGGGCGCTGACCCGCGCCGGCATCGCCGTCGGCGTGCTGCTGCTGGCCCTGCTGGTGCTGCTGCTGGCCGGCTGGTTCACCGTCGACACGGTGGTCAACCTGCTCGCCGTGGTCACCGTGCTGGTGACCGTCGGCTACTTCGCCCGGATCCTCACCGACCGGGAGATCAGCGACACCGAACGCAGCCGGATGAAGGCGTACGTGTGGCTGTTCGTCTTCGCCGCCGCGTTCTGGCTGATCTACGACCAGGCCGGGTCGGTGCTGAACATCTTCGCCGCCGACCGCACCGACCGGAACGTGGCGGGGTTCACCTTCCCGGCGTCCTGGCTGCAGTCGGTGAACCCGATCCTGATCATCATCGGCGCGCCGCTGGCCGCGTGGCTGTGGCTCAGACTGGGCCACCGGGTGTCCACGCCGACGAAGTTCGCCGTCGGCCTGGTGCTCAACGGCCTGTCGTTCGTGCTGATGGCCGCCGCCGCGCGCGCCGCCGTCGGCGGCGACCTGGTCTCACCGTGGTGGCTGGTCGCGGTCTACGCCATCCAGGTCGCCGGTGAGCTGTCGCTGAGCCCGGTGGGCCTGTCGGCCACCACGAAACTGGCCCCGGTGAAGTACGCCAGCCAGATGCTCGGCCTGTGGTTCCTCGCCACCGCCGTCGGCGACGCCATCGGCGGGCAGGTGGCCCGGCTGGCGGAGAGCTGGTCGCAGTCGACCTACTTCCTCACCTTCGGCCTGGCCTCGGTGGTGCTGGGCCTGGCCGCGGTGATGTTCACCCGCCAGATCCGGGGACTGATGGCCGGCATCCACTGA
- a CDS encoding SDR family NAD(P)-dependent oxidoreductase, with amino-acid sequence MSALAGRRVLVTGARGTFGRRLGDALSAAGAHVLGLDLHADADATPPVLGVDLTDPAATPAAVAAAVDRLGGLDLLINNAGVGGPAPAELAPDEVVRRQVEVNLLAAWRTTAAALPALEAAHGRVIFVASRMAVLPLPLAAAYGVSKRALVAYADALRHEVGTHVGVSVVYPSMVDSPIHDSTVAAGLSLNGVSRPEPVDGVVTAILRAATTRRAPRDVATTRRGRVELALARHAPALADRLVRRTVAKRIAAGDLDRAVLAAGMVRRHRDARR; translated from the coding sequence GTGAGCGCGCTGGCCGGACGGCGGGTGCTGGTCACCGGCGCGCGGGGCACCTTCGGCCGGCGCCTCGGCGACGCGCTGAGCGCCGCCGGCGCGCACGTGCTCGGGCTGGACCTGCACGCCGACGCCGACGCCACGCCGCCGGTGCTCGGCGTCGACCTGACCGACCCGGCGGCCACGCCGGCGGCCGTGGCCGCCGCCGTCGACCGCCTCGGCGGGCTGGACCTGCTGATCAACAACGCCGGGGTCGGCGGGCCCGCGCCGGCCGAGCTGGCCCCCGACGAGGTGGTGCGCCGGCAGGTGGAGGTGAACCTGCTCGCCGCCTGGCGGACCACGGCCGCGGCGCTGCCCGCCCTGGAGGCCGCCCACGGTCGGGTGATCTTCGTGGCCAGCCGGATGGCCGTGCTGCCGCTGCCACTGGCCGCCGCCTACGGGGTGAGCAAACGCGCCCTGGTCGCGTACGCCGACGCGCTGCGCCACGAGGTCGGCACGCACGTCGGGGTCAGCGTCGTCTACCCCAGCATGGTCGACTCGCCGATCCACGACAGCACCGTGGCGGCCGGGCTGTCGCTGAACGGCGTGTCCCGGCCGGAGCCGGTCGACGGGGTGGTGACGGCGATCCTGCGCGCCGCCACCACCCGGCGCGCGCCCCGCGACGTGGCCACCACCCGGCGCGGACGCGTCGAGCTGGCGCTGGCCCGGCACGCGCCGGCGCTGGCCGACCGGCTGGTGCGGCGTACCGTCGCCAAGCGCATCGCCGCCGGTGACCTGGACCGGGCCGTGCTGGCCGCCGGAATGGTGCGGCGGCACCGCGACGCCCGGCGGTAG
- a CDS encoding TetR/AcrR family transcriptional regulator, with protein sequence MTMPRRRPGRPRRDDQRPTRDLVLAAATALFAERGFDAVSVRDVAAAAGVDVATVAHHTGAKAQLYDACFARVFAAEREALEAAGERAGAALAAGPADALRALHDLVDVFVDFLEDRPETTALWLRRWLEPQRHAELDQRYAAPLYAQVERLLAAAAEAGALTEPAPHVTVRSLVWAVHGHVVALAARAGSAARERREFRAFVHRLLDGLYPPATP encoded by the coding sequence ATGACCATGCCTCGCCGCCGGCCGGGCCGGCCCCGCCGTGACGACCAGCGGCCCACCCGCGACCTCGTGCTCGCCGCCGCCACCGCGCTCTTCGCCGAGCGGGGCTTCGACGCGGTCAGCGTCCGGGACGTCGCGGCGGCCGCCGGCGTCGACGTGGCCACCGTCGCGCACCACACCGGCGCCAAGGCGCAGCTCTACGACGCCTGCTTCGCCCGGGTGTTCGCCGCCGAACGGGAGGCGCTGGAGGCCGCCGGGGAACGGGCGGGCGCCGCCCTGGCCGCCGGGCCGGCCGACGCGCTGCGCGCCCTGCACGACCTGGTCGACGTGTTCGTCGACTTCCTGGAGGACCGGCCGGAGACGACCGCGCTGTGGCTGCGTCGCTGGCTGGAGCCGCAGCGGCACGCCGAGCTGGACCAGCGCTACGCCGCGCCGCTGTACGCGCAGGTCGAGCGGCTGCTCGCCGCCGCGGCCGAGGCCGGGGCGCTGACCGAGCCGGCCCCGCACGTCACCGTGCGCAGCCTGGTCTGGGCGGTGCACGGGCACGTGGTGGCGCTGGCCGCGCGCGCCGGCTCGGCGGCCCGGGAGCGGCGGGAGTTCCGCGCGTTCGTGCACCGGTTGCTCGACGGGCTCTACCCGCCGGCCACCCCTTGA
- a CDS encoding sensor histidine kinase, whose amino-acid sequence MAEALLRAVTGRQFLVSTWPWRGFAYAVTTAVAAGLLWLALAVPLTPLLSAAVVLHAGHTGGHLVVAAGLGLVGVGLLGLLGPQVALSTARAERWRLRLVGDAPPSPGRRGDLYTDPATWRAVAYMVLLGVVGPLWLGVLAVVALLVVSTPVAVQHRISVADPLVSVVGRAGGGLLLIPVLLYLAALLGGAHAALARMLLRPEPSEDLIEVARSRTRLMNAFDAERVRIERDLHDIAQQRLVALTMQIGLARLDLPPASPADAAMAAAHGQAMTLMAELRDLIRGISPRALRELGLRAAVEELAAASGLDVRVDVASARFPAEVESVAYAVVSEGLANAAKHAGATEVTVTARRGADGLLVEVRDGGGGGADPARGSGLTGLADRAAAAGGRLLMSSPPGGPTVLRVELPCAS is encoded by the coding sequence ATGGCAGAAGCGCTGCTCCGGGCGGTGACCGGGCGACAGTTCCTGGTCTCGACCTGGCCGTGGCGCGGCTTCGCCTACGCCGTCACGACCGCGGTCGCCGCCGGCCTGCTGTGGCTCGCGCTGGCGGTGCCGCTGACGCCGCTGCTGTCGGCCGCCGTGGTGCTGCACGCCGGGCATACGGGTGGTCACCTGGTCGTGGCGGCCGGTCTCGGACTGGTCGGGGTGGGCCTACTCGGGCTGCTCGGCCCGCAGGTGGCGCTCTCGACGGCCCGCGCCGAACGGTGGCGGCTGCGGCTGGTCGGCGACGCCCCGCCGTCGCCCGGGCGCCGGGGCGACCTCTACACCGACCCGGCCACCTGGCGGGCGGTCGCCTACATGGTGCTGCTCGGCGTCGTCGGCCCGCTGTGGCTCGGGGTGCTCGCCGTCGTCGCGCTGCTCGTCGTCTCGACGCCGGTCGCGGTGCAGCACCGGATCTCGGTGGCGGACCCGCTGGTCAGCGTCGTCGGGCGGGCCGGTGGCGGGCTGCTGCTGATCCCGGTGCTGCTCTACCTGGCCGCGCTGTTGGGCGGGGCGCACGCCGCGCTGGCCCGGATGCTGCTGCGCCCCGAGCCGTCCGAGGACCTGATCGAGGTGGCCCGGTCCCGGACCCGGCTGATGAACGCGTTCGACGCCGAACGGGTACGCATCGAACGCGACCTGCACGACATCGCCCAGCAGCGCCTGGTCGCCCTGACCATGCAGATCGGGCTGGCCCGGCTCGACCTGCCGCCCGCCTCGCCGGCCGACGCCGCGATGGCCGCCGCGCACGGGCAGGCCATGACGCTGATGGCCGAGCTGCGGGACCTGATCCGCGGCATCAGCCCGCGCGCCCTGCGGGAGCTGGGCCTGCGCGCCGCGGTCGAGGAGCTGGCCGCCGCGAGCGGCCTCGACGTCCGCGTCGACGTCGCCTCGGCGCGGTTCCCGGCCGAGGTGGAGTCCGTCGCGTACGCGGTGGTCTCCGAGGGCCTGGCCAACGCCGCGAAGCACGCCGGCGCCACCGAGGTCACCGTCACCGCCCGCCGCGGGGCCGACGGGCTCCTGGTCGAGGTCCGCGACGGCGGTGGCGGCGGCGCCGACCCGGCGCGCGGATCCGGGCTGACCGGGCTCGCCGACCGCGCCGCCGCGGCCGGGGGACGGCTGCTGATGTCGAGCCCGCCCGGCGGTCCGACGGTCCTGCGGGTGGAGCTGCCGTGCGCGTCGTGA
- a CDS encoding MFS transporter has protein sequence MTGVDQRREAVALPRGPLVGFAAGSLGMGVWVTVPGLLLLYFLTDVLAVAPWLAGLTLLLPKVADVLLHPWIGHRCDVEQARRGHRRRLLLAGCALPAAFAALFAVPGGLTGAGAAGWVAVFFVAGNLLFAAYQVPYLATPADLRIGYHERTRLMAFRMVVLTLGILASGLLAPLLAGGDDATRAGYLRMAVALAAGMLVAMAVGVAGIGRLRGAAADPAPGHGPGGWRALAASLRDAQFRRLAGAYLAMSTTTHLVLAGVPYYAEYELGRAGLTTVLVAAFVAPALLVTPAWLALARRVGKQRALLGAQVAFAAGSLVLAVGRPAGLPVLVAAVTVLGVAFAGMQLLPFSMLPDVIRAAGTDRAGTYTGVWTATEATGAALGPYAYALCLAAGGFVASSAGQAVTQSPDALAALRLGFGLLPAAVMVLAVLVQRRYTLDAAARGAH, from the coding sequence ATGACCGGGGTGGACCAGCGACGCGAGGCCGTCGCCCTGCCGCGCGGCCCGCTGGTCGGGTTCGCCGCCGGCTCGCTCGGCATGGGCGTCTGGGTCACCGTGCCCGGCCTGCTGCTGCTCTACTTCCTCACCGACGTGCTCGCGGTCGCGCCGTGGCTGGCCGGGCTGACGCTGCTGCTGCCGAAGGTCGCCGACGTGCTGCTGCACCCGTGGATCGGGCACCGGTGCGACGTGGAGCAGGCCCGCCGGGGCCACCGCCGGCGGCTGCTGCTGGCCGGCTGCGCGCTGCCGGCGGCGTTCGCCGCGCTGTTCGCGGTGCCCGGTGGGCTGACCGGCGCGGGCGCGGCCGGCTGGGTGGCGGTGTTCTTCGTGGCCGGCAACCTGCTGTTCGCCGCCTACCAGGTGCCCTACCTGGCGACCCCGGCGGACCTGCGGATCGGCTACCACGAGCGGACCCGGCTGATGGCGTTCCGGATGGTGGTGCTCACCCTGGGCATCCTGGCGTCCGGGCTGCTGGCGCCGCTGCTGGCCGGCGGCGACGACGCCACCCGCGCCGGCTACCTGCGGATGGCGGTGGCGCTGGCCGCCGGCATGCTCGTCGCGATGGCGGTCGGGGTGGCCGGGATCGGCCGGCTGCGGGGCGCCGCGGCCGACCCGGCGCCCGGTCACGGCCCGGGCGGGTGGCGGGCGCTGGCGGCGAGCCTGCGCGACGCGCAGTTCCGCCGCCTCGCCGGCGCCTACCTGGCCATGTCGACCACCACCCATCTGGTCCTGGCCGGGGTGCCCTACTACGCCGAGTACGAGCTGGGCCGCGCCGGGCTGACCACCGTGCTGGTCGCCGCGTTCGTCGCGCCCGCGCTGCTGGTCACCCCGGCGTGGCTGGCGCTGGCCCGCCGCGTCGGCAAGCAGCGTGCCCTGCTCGGCGCGCAGGTCGCGTTCGCCGCCGGGTCGCTGGTGCTGGCGGTCGGCCGGCCCGCCGGGCTGCCGGTGCTGGTGGCCGCCGTGACGGTGCTCGGGGTGGCGTTCGCCGGCATGCAGTTGCTGCCGTTCTCGATGCTGCCCGACGTGATCCGCGCCGCCGGCACGGACCGGGCCGGCACCTACACCGGGGTGTGGACGGCCACCGAGGCCACCGGCGCGGCGCTCGGCCCCTACGCGTACGCGCTGTGCCTGGCCGCCGGTGGTTTCGTCGCGTCGAGCGCCGGGCAGGCCGTCACCCAGTCGCCCGACGCGCTCGCGGCGCTGCGCCTCGGCTTCGGTCTGCTGCCCGCCGCCGTGATGGTGCTCGCGGTGCTGGTGCAGCGCCGCTACACCCTGGACGCCGCCGCGCGCGGCGCGCACTAG
- a CDS encoding RNA polymerase-binding protein RbpA — protein MGERMLRGSRLGAVSYESDRNTELAPRQTREYLCAKGHQFEVPFAVDAEVPATWECKFDGSVARLVDGTEPEQKKAKPPRTHWDMLLERRSIAELEDILAERLQEVRTRRGRA, from the coding sequence ATGGGCGAGCGTATGCTGCGCGGTAGCCGGCTGGGCGCGGTCAGCTACGAATCCGACCGCAACACGGAGCTCGCGCCGCGTCAGACCCGCGAGTACCTGTGCGCCAAGGGCCACCAGTTCGAGGTGCCGTTCGCCGTCGACGCCGAGGTCCCCGCGACCTGGGAGTGCAAGTTCGACGGCAGCGTCGCCCGGCTGGTCGACGGCACCGAGCCGGAGCAGAAGAAGGCCAAGCCGCCGCGTACCCACTGGGACATGCTGCTGGAGCGGCGCTCGATCGCCGAGCTGGAGGACATCCTGGCCGAGCGGCTGCAGGAGGTCCGCACCCGCCGCGGTCGCGCCTGA
- a CDS encoding LuxR C-terminal-related transcriptional regulator — MLPRFGIEVVAAVGDAPALLAAVREHRPDLVITDVRMPPEHTDEGLRAAVALRAEDPQLAVVALSQYVQHSYAADLLASGSGRFIGYLLKDRIGDVTEFAGQLRRVAGGATVVDPEVVRQLMQRHRDPLRQLSPREREVLALVAQGHSNAAVARTLSLTEAGVAKHIGNVLAKLDLPVSDDTNRRVLAVLTYLRSRSD, encoded by the coding sequence ATGCTGCCCCGGTTCGGCATCGAGGTCGTCGCCGCCGTCGGTGACGCGCCGGCGTTGCTGGCCGCCGTCCGCGAGCACCGCCCGGACCTCGTGATCACCGACGTGCGGATGCCGCCGGAGCACACCGACGAGGGGCTGCGGGCCGCGGTGGCGCTGCGTGCCGAGGATCCGCAGCTCGCGGTGGTCGCCCTCAGCCAGTACGTGCAGCACAGCTACGCCGCGGACCTGCTCGCCTCGGGCTCCGGCCGGTTCATCGGCTACCTGCTCAAGGACCGCATCGGCGACGTGACCGAGTTCGCCGGGCAGCTCCGCCGGGTGGCCGGGGGCGCCACGGTGGTCGACCCGGAGGTGGTACGGCAGCTCATGCAACGCCACCGGGACCCGCTGCGGCAGCTCTCCCCGCGCGAACGCGAGGTCCTCGCGCTGGTGGCGCAGGGGCACTCGAACGCGGCCGTCGCCCGGACCCTCTCCCTGACCGAGGCCGGTGTCGCCAAGCACATCGGCAACGTCCTGGCCAAGTTGGACCTGCCGGTCAGCGACGACACCAACCGGCGGGTTCTCGCCGTGCTCACCTACCTGCGCAGCCGATCCGACTAG
- a CDS encoding flavin-containing monooxygenase, producing MAAPPRVAVVGAGAAGLATLKALADAGVPAVAFESADTPGGLWVYGAPDSPAYRTLHLNTSKGRTEFADHPMPAHWPDYPDHTRVAGYLDDYADRFALREAVRLRHTVERVTRTGDGWRVHATGPDGPVKVDVEAVVVANGHNRAPHLPEPYPGECAAAQMHSHDYRGPEQLTGRRVLVVGGGNSAMDIAVDASHAAERTLLSLRRGVWVVPKYLLGRPSDTLNGALARRLPWRLRQRISQGMLTATVGPPTRYGLPAPAHGFLQDHPTLSDALLSRLTHGDIAPRPGIARFDGRRVEFTDGRADEVDLVIWCTGYRVRVPFLDPELLGDGAERLPLYRHVFHLDAPGLAFVGLMQSTGAAFPLLEAQARLVAARLAGTWTAPEPARQAAACRAELRAATARWGQRRPHMRVDFDAYLAELRRELTAGRRRAGATR from the coding sequence ATGGCGGCACCACCCAGGGTCGCGGTCGTCGGTGCCGGCGCGGCCGGACTGGCCACGCTCAAGGCGCTCGCCGACGCCGGGGTGCCGGCGGTGGCGTTCGAGAGCGCCGACACGCCCGGCGGCCTGTGGGTCTACGGCGCGCCCGACTCGCCGGCCTACCGGACGCTGCACCTCAACACCAGCAAGGGGCGCACCGAGTTCGCCGACCACCCGATGCCGGCGCACTGGCCCGACTACCCCGACCACACCCGCGTCGCCGGCTACCTCGACGACTACGCCGACCGGTTCGCGCTGCGCGAGGCGGTACGGCTGCGGCACACCGTCGAGCGGGTCACCCGCACCGGCGACGGCTGGCGGGTGCACGCCACCGGCCCCGACGGGCCGGTCAAGGTCGACGTCGAGGCCGTGGTGGTCGCCAACGGGCACAACCGGGCGCCCCACCTGCCCGAGCCCTACCCGGGCGAGTGCGCGGCCGCGCAGATGCACAGCCACGACTACCGGGGGCCGGAGCAGCTCACCGGGCGCCGGGTGCTGGTCGTGGGCGGCGGCAACTCGGCCATGGACATCGCCGTCGACGCCTCGCACGCCGCCGAGCGGACGCTGCTGTCGCTGCGCCGCGGCGTCTGGGTGGTGCCCAAGTACCTGCTCGGACGCCCCTCGGACACGCTCAACGGGGCCCTGGCACGCCGGCTGCCGTGGCGGCTGCGCCAGCGGATCAGCCAGGGCATGCTCACCGCCACCGTCGGCCCGCCCACCCGCTACGGGCTGCCCGCCCCGGCGCACGGCTTCCTCCAGGACCACCCGACGCTCTCCGACGCGCTGCTGTCGCGGCTCACCCACGGCGACATCGCGCCCCGGCCCGGCATCGCCCGCTTCGACGGGCGGCGGGTCGAGTTCACCGACGGCCGCGCCGACGAGGTCGACCTGGTCATCTGGTGCACCGGCTACCGGGTGCGGGTGCCGTTCCTCGACCCGGAGCTGCTCGGCGACGGCGCCGAGCGGCTGCCGCTGTACCGGCACGTGTTCCACCTGGACGCCCCCGGGCTGGCGTTCGTCGGGCTGATGCAGTCCACCGGGGCGGCGTTCCCGCTGCTGGAGGCGCAGGCCCGGCTGGTCGCCGCCCGGCTGGCCGGCACCTGGACGGCCCCGGAGCCGGCCCGCCAGGCCGCCGCCTGCCGGGCCGAACTGCGAGCCGCCACCGCCCGGTGGGGGCAACGCCGCCCGCACATGCGCGTCGACTTCGACGCCTACCTGGCCGAGCTGCGCCGGGAGCTGACCGCCGGCCGGCGACGCGCCGGAGCGACCCGGTGA
- a CDS encoding FxsA family protein, whose product MRRGLRFVPPALLLLTLLELAVFVLVGRAVGFGAALLLVFAASLLGLVLLRREGMRAWRGFRSAAQAGQPPGPQVTDGLVGLAGALLLALPGLVSGAVGLLLLVPPLRRLAGGGVRRATERRVSSMVAGDLFGPRRVRVYPGAPQPAPTPTAQRPAEPPQPGPAIEGEIVDR is encoded by the coding sequence ATGCGCCGAGGACTCAGATTCGTACCACCGGCTCTGCTGCTGCTGACGCTGCTGGAGCTGGCCGTTTTCGTGCTGGTCGGGCGGGCCGTCGGGTTCGGTGCGGCGCTGCTGCTGGTGTTCGCCGCGTCGCTGCTGGGTCTGGTGCTGCTGCGCCGCGAAGGCATGCGGGCGTGGCGGGGCTTCCGGTCCGCCGCGCAGGCCGGCCAGCCGCCGGGGCCGCAGGTCACCGACGGGCTGGTCGGGTTGGCCGGGGCGCTGCTGCTGGCGCTGCCCGGCCTGGTCAGCGGCGCGGTGGGCCTGCTGCTGCTGGTGCCGCCGCTGCGCCGCCTCGCCGGTGGCGGGGTGCGCCGGGCCACCGAGCGGCGGGTGTCGTCGATGGTCGCCGGTGACCTGTTCGGCCCCCGCCGGGTGCGGGTCTACCCGGGCGCGCCGCAACCGGCGCCCACCCCCACCGCGCAGCGGCCGGCGGAGCCGCCGCAGCCGGGCCCGGCCATCGAGGGTGAGATCGTGGACCGCTGA
- a CDS encoding pyridoxamine 5'-phosphate oxidase family protein: MGKTYERIDGRLREFIEAQPMFFVATAPLSGDGTVNLSPKGLRGTLAVLDEHTVAYLDFAGSNAETVAHLRENGRVTLMWCAFDGPPNIVRVHGRGEPVFRDDRRWPDLLRHFDVDPTPHGLRAVIVVRAQLIRDTCGYAVPLMSYDTDRDLHARRFAREDDASLSAYFAGKEHVASSIDGLPGLPLPLPPTPH; encoded by the coding sequence ATGGGAAAGACGTACGAGCGCATCGACGGCCGGTTGCGGGAGTTCATCGAGGCGCAACCGATGTTCTTCGTGGCCACCGCGCCGCTGTCCGGCGACGGCACCGTCAACCTGTCCCCGAAGGGTCTGCGCGGCACCCTGGCGGTGCTCGACGAGCACACGGTGGCCTACCTCGACTTCGCCGGCAGCAACGCCGAGACCGTCGCCCACCTGCGGGAGAACGGCCGCGTCACGCTGATGTGGTGCGCGTTCGACGGCCCGCCGAACATCGTGCGGGTGCACGGGCGCGGCGAGCCGGTGTTCCGCGACGACAGGCGCTGGCCGGACCTGCTGCGGCACTTCGACGTCGACCCGACACCGCACGGGCTGCGGGCGGTGATCGTGGTGCGCGCCCAGCTCATCCGCGACACCTGCGGCTACGCGGTGCCGCTGATGAGCTACGACACCGACCGTGACCTGCACGCGCGGCGGTTCGCCCGGGAGGACGACGCGTCACTGTCGGCCTACTTCGCCGGTAAGGAGCACGTGGCGAGCAGCATCGACGGGCTGCCCGGCCTGCCGTTGCCGTTGCCGCCCACCCCGCACTGA
- a CDS encoding polyprenol monophosphomannose synthase gives MGAAAGHPGVGRVLVVIPTYNEADNVRRIVARVRAAAPAVDVLVADDNSPDGTGGIADALAGGDGQVHVLHRPGKDGLGAAYLAGFAWARERGYDAVVEMDADGSHAPEDLPALLHAARDADVVIGSRWARGARVLNWPWRRLLLSRVGNLYARVALGMPVSDATGGYRVYRSAALDAIDLGSVRSQGYAFQVELSRLAHRAGVRIVEVPITFAEREHGDSKMSPLIVAEALWRVTRWGVRDRRAAVRGRPRALARWP, from the coding sequence GTGGGTGCGGCAGCCGGCCATCCCGGGGTGGGACGGGTCCTCGTGGTCATTCCCACCTACAACGAGGCGGACAACGTGCGCCGCATCGTCGCCCGGGTCCGCGCGGCGGCGCCCGCGGTGGACGTGCTCGTCGCCGACGACAACAGCCCCGACGGCACCGGCGGCATCGCCGACGCGCTGGCCGGCGGCGACGGGCAGGTGCACGTGCTGCACCGGCCCGGCAAGGACGGCCTCGGCGCGGCCTACCTGGCCGGGTTCGCGTGGGCGCGCGAGCGCGGCTACGACGCGGTGGTGGAGATGGACGCCGACGGCTCGCACGCCCCGGAGGACCTGCCGGCGCTGCTGCACGCCGCCCGCGACGCCGACGTGGTGATCGGCTCCCGGTGGGCGCGCGGCGCGCGGGTGCTGAACTGGCCGTGGCGGCGGCTGCTGCTGTCGCGGGTGGGCAACCTGTACGCGCGGGTCGCGTTGGGCATGCCGGTCAGCGACGCCACCGGCGGTTACCGGGTGTACCGGTCGGCGGCGCTGGACGCCATCGACCTGGGTTCGGTGCGCTCGCAGGGGTACGCGTTCCAGGTGGAGCTGTCGCGGCTGGCGCACCGGGCCGGGGTGCGCATCGTCGAGGTGCCGATCACGTTCGCCGAGCGGGAGCACGGCGACAGCAAGATGAGCCCGCTGATCGTGGCGGAGGCGTTGTGGCGGGTCACCCGGTGGGGGGTGCGGGACCGGCGCGCGGCGGTGCGGGGCCGCCCGCGGGCGTTGGCCCGGTGGCCGTGA